DNA sequence from the Vicia villosa cultivar HV-30 ecotype Madison, WI linkage group LG3, Vvil1.0, whole genome shotgun sequence genome:
ttgtctcaaaataaatgtctttttacaatatcaatgcaacatttattattttttttccactactatacccctatatattaactttcacgtttttcaacaaCTCCACTACCTATAAcaaataagggtactttagtaaatgatGTTACTTTTacattaaaatcaacacatctaatcattttcttaagaaccgtgaaaagctcaaataagacacttattatgagacggagagagtaactaacaaaatcacctactacttttctatttttcaatCACACTTGACATAACCAAAGCTTCTATTatccattttcacttttttctattctctctcttacttcaTTATATCCCCACCCTTTTTccattctctctcttactttattttaaaatgtcaattgaataatataatattttttatcatatttttatttactatcattaaaaatgtatttttatcaAATTGATTAATACTGCATAGTCATTCAAACAACTAACTTTTtatcttacgggtcactatcaaattattacctttatttgaaaataaaattcgtattttcaaatgtcaattttctttctttctccatgtcacaagttttttattattatttaatacaattgagtttatatagtaattgtttattttacatttatgTAATTCTATTTAAGTTAACATGTGTATCTAAATACATCATTTGTCaagtttatcattatattttgtataatcatattatttgttgtaatattttgatttcataatttttcattgtactttcgcaataaaaataaatttttcatatgtatatctaaattaattattacatcaaaattaaaataaattcacccGTGTGGACGTACGGATATCTTCTCTGTTGAAAACAGTGCACAACTGAATAAAATCTTTTTACCACTAGTAGATGATTTCTTTTCTGAATGAACAAAGTAGATTTTCATGTATTTCTGAAATGTTCACATgtgaaattattttaacttagaacctaattttcatactactaatatcttattaataaataaaaaatttgtggatcattattttaatttggaacctaattttttttgaatcattattttaacttagaacctaattttcatactactaatatcttattagtgaaaaaaaattaaacggttaatttccaatttttaaatacaatttggtcaaacttctttacttcactttttcataTTGTCCATAAAATACTACACCACAATTAATGCACCAGTGCGATAGCACGGGTCTTTGACtagttttacttaaaaaatattacatatatttataaataaatgtataaaataaaacaatcaagaattgaaattactagaattaactaaaaaaaggcgGACTTAAGGCGAGACAGGCTGAACGAATATGCTAtgcgggttttggcgggcggcgggttttagCGAGGCGGGCTTTGGTGGGCGACGGGcccaaaatcccaacccaacccgccaatttttggcgggtgcgcgggtgGGCCTTGCAGaccacgacccgttttgccacccctaactgTGCGACTTGATGAAAGATTGAGGAAGGTGAAAAAGACGTCCTTGCAGTCATGTCGGGAAGTTGGATCTGTGATCCGTCTTATTTTCCAGGAATAAGCTCGCGGGGATCCACGAGGAGTTTCGTCATCGAGGAAACGGAGAGCTGCTAAGTCGAGTCTCAAAAGGCGAAACGTTTTAATTGGCTATGTACCCTAAAATGAGCATTGTGGCCTTGGAAAGGTGAAACGTTAGAAGAATAGTGACGCGTGACGGCTAATAAATGTGTCATCATGACCTAAGATAGTTTAGCAGGCTAGGtaatgatgacaatgatgatgcCCCTCCACGCTTCCCCATATGATTGAGCCAAGTCAAATACTCCTTTCGTTTTTTGTAAATcgttttggagaaaaaatttgaattaaaatataagtcgttttaccaTACCAAATAATCATCAATGTTATTTTTGCTATTATACCCTTAAGTATTATTTTCATCTAttctttcaattatttaattttatctttctCATGCAATTAGTGAATGATAATATTGTAAAATTcttcataatttttctttttcatatagtgattttttttaagagtagtgctatttagtacgaaggaatttgaagaagaaatgcaagaatgaatatgtgtcactattttactggagaattttaaatttaacttcatttttaataTGGATCATGAGAATTGTGGTGATAATGGATGGCtgaaatttattcttacatttattgtttttctattttcttatagataagcattttttttaatatatgtaaaaAGTTCAAAAAGACTAGAGAGAGCAATATTAAATAGGTAATATTTATGACAATTTAAAATACTCAAATACGAATATTGTTTGGACGTAgtaatgaaagaaaaatataattgttGATGAATAAAATGCTCAAGCACTTGAatagtttaaattttattatgaAATAAATGAATTTCTCTTAACAAATGCAGTATTTCTATataatttgcaaatatctctcaTAATTTGACATCATTGATATGCGGAAGATATTAACAGAAATTGTAAATTGGACTCACAAATGTAACCTAACAAATTGAAAAATGAGAGATACCAAATTTGAACAAATCTGGCTAGGAAGAGAACGTGATCCTCGCATGCAATGTAAGAACACACTCCTATTTCTCCGTGAACTGATTAAGAAGAAGCTCACGTGGAAGCAAAGTTTCTGACCCGAAGAAAATCCATTCAAAATAAGAACCAAACAAAACTGAAAAAAAAGGACAAATTGATTTGATCTGATTCAAtggatttgatatttttttaaaatattgacaaggagtttaaaaaatattatattataatagatataaaaaaatcaacattttcaaacattcaattaaattaattatacaagtcacaataaagaaaataaagaaattaattacatgtggttgagaattgagattcAATTTGAAATTCAATATCGTCGAGTTTTAGATGattagttaaaaaaattgattcGATACAATTTCATAAATATAATTTGGATTAACatctaaaattataaattatagttttcttataaatattaatattataaaataatagatttagagtaatatataacatataatatatcaaaaattaaaattataaaatgaaaaataaaacaaataaaatattaataatattaaccaAATTAAATATCATGAAATATATCatactattaaaaaattaaataaatattaaaatttatacatGTAGTTTGATTTATTgcgattttgaaaaattaatttgaattttttttttcatttgaaatCCAATTTGATACAAGTAGTTTTCATGTAAGGGGTTTCGATTTTTAAAATACTCAAACAAGCATTGAaccaaatatattcaaatatatacaattaaaaaaatacttcaatatgacattttttttaaataaataaaaacataacatgTTTTGTTTGAAGATCAATCTAAAATAAAGTGAAAATAATAtccaaattaataaatattagatATATAAATAATGAGAGTAGTTTTGAAATGCAATTGATGTGGACCTAAGGCATTAGTAAGTTACCATCGAACTCGGTCATGCATGAATACGAAAGCCTCCTTCTGCAATGTAGCGACAATAACAGTGACGTAACTAACCTGTAGCCTGCGCGCTACACTGCAATTGTGATGTTCCTTTCCACTCTCTTCTTGAAAATATCACACTAAGGCCTGGGCTTTTTAACTACATCGATATTTGTCCAAGCCCGTTTCCAAAAAGTGTCATGAACGTGAAGTACCCACGTACCCTAGTTGTTGGCTGCTAATATCTTATACGGATGCTACTCATCCACCACATGCATTAGCAGTTAGCACTTAGCAGCAGCAATTTTGAGTATTCAAATATTCATTATATACCTTAATTCGTGGTTAACTTTACCCTAACTTGGCATAGATTTCTTTTTGATACCACACCTTTAACAAAAAATAGTTAATGGATGTACTCACTCTCCACTATATATAGATACGAATAAAATTGGGTCACACAACAAGCACAATTCGTCAATATGCTTTTGGATTTCCCACTTTATGCCTTTCACTTCCAATTCTTCGCATTATTCATTTAccttcccttttctttttcattcCGAATGCACCTATTCTTTTCATCATTATAACGCTACCAAAATTTCggtttcaaatattttaataggACTAGCtttaaaatgcaattaatttgTGACGCATCAAGTGCTTCACTAACCAATAAGATTTTGAATCAACAACATCTAATCTTTTCCCTGTTTCAAACAAGTTATGCTAAttttaagtaattttttaaacaagAAAACATACAAAAAAAATACATGAATTACACTGCTGTAGTTTTTTCTTTAATACTTTTTTTTACCATAAACTGCTCCATTCTAGACCGCCACGTCATTCCCATGATTCTCGTCGCCGCCGCCGCCACCGACTAAAGGACCATCATCACCACCGCCGTTATTCTCGTCCAACCACCCTTCCAACGGCGAACACTCCATTTTATGCCGCAGTTTCCAGTCGAGTGACTGACAACCACGAGAGCAGTAATTCACCGTACCACAAACGGAACACCGCCGAAACTCATGCGGCCGCATCTCCACACGGCCACATCCAATATGCGCACACAATCTCAACCCTTCCTCCAAAGTCCCTCTCCCAGACTCAAACCACTGCCTCAAAAACCAGTTCACCGGATGCACCTCCGGCACCGTCACGTTGTAACCGTTTTCATCGTGATTACTAGTATTTATCAAAGGCACAGCCAGGTTTTTCAAACTCCGTAACACTTCCTGAAAGAAACCAGCGCGTGAAGGCGACTCCGCCACAACAGCGCGTAAGACTAGCAACAGTTCTCTAATATTAGCCTGCACCAACAACCGTCGTCCTTCTGTAACGTTCTGTTTTACTCCGTAACCGTCTTGAAGACAATGGCCAAACTCACGAAGCGCGTCGATATGGCCGAGTGACGACGCGCGTGCAGAAAGAGCCGCTCCAGCGCGTAGATCTTTGTCGTGCTTTGAACCACCGCTTCCGTTGAACTGAATCACAGCGAGTGAGTAAAGCGCCGGCGCGTGCATCTTCATTGCTGCCTTCGCAATTAGGGATAGTCCACTCTTTCGATTTTGAAGACAATAAAATCGGATCTATgacaagaaaaagataaaaaaaaaattattattattattattatttatttatttttcgttTCTGAACAAAACGAAgaggaataaaaaaaaaagtgactCACCATTCCAAGAGTATAAAAAGCCTCCACGCTACCGGCGTCAACACAGCGTTTAAGAAAACGGTGAGAGCTATCACACCATTTTTTGGGGTGAACGAAAAGAACTTTAGACCCAGCTTTCGATAAAACCAAAGGATGAAGACCTAACTGTTTGAATCTCTTGCATCTGTGTTCATTTTATTTAACGGCGTTAGATGAATGAATGGATGAGTAAACGACGATTTCTGAGGAGAAAGAGGGGATGATGAAGGTGAAACTTACGTTGAGAGAATGTTGAGGAAATGGGAAGATGAAGAGGCGGTTGAACTGAGCTTCGTGAGGATGAAGACGACGACATCATCTGGTAATTCTTCGAAGAGGTTTTCTTCATTCTTGTGTGGTTGTTTCAATGGCCTTCTCATATTTTCTCATTTGAGATTCTTCGTAATCGTTAGTGTAAAAACTCGGAGTTATGGGAAAGAGGCTTTGCGAATATCGTGAGTCTGTGAGAAAGAAACTGAAAAGCATGAAACGGAAGCGATAGGTGAGGTGAGAAGCATTCTTGTTCTTTATATTTGTTTTTCAAGACTAGCAAAAAAAATTATGGACCCACGTTTTAcaagccatggttttattatatcTTTGTCCTAATTACAATTTTATCCCTCTATTTTAACTGATTCATTAGATTAATCCTATACTGTTTGGTCCTTTCATATATATGTAAGGAAAGTTAACAATGCAGCCAGTTTTTATTTTTACGTGTTAACACTATTAAGAAACTGACACGTCAAGATGTAAGAAAAATATCGAATATGAAACTGATTCCTtacataaatgaaataaaatagaaatcaaaataattaaacaaatattttaatatctaaattaatgttaattttttctaattatagtaatTTTTATTTGGCAAGTGTGATAGTTATTACCgggcaaaaaaaatatttaaatggtGACCAAACAAAttctttatattattatttgataataagtttttcctatataaacctaattttttttataatagataTTGATATGAAACTATATTTTTGTCGGTGtatattttttcatataattgGCAAAAcagttgtaaaaaaaaattaggtaAGATAACCAACATAATTggttaaaaaataaaactcagaTTTTGTAATGGTCAGAATTCAAGATTTTCagtcaaaatttatttattttacagcttACATTTTTTGGTAAACCTAATTGAAAATTCAAGATTCAAACTAAAGAAAGGTAATGATGGCCTCATAAGGTGAACTTGCACTTTGCCTAAATTCAATTTAGGGTCAAACGTGCGAGTGGAAATGTGAGAACATTTCCCACCAAGTGCAATGTAATGGGAATGTTTTGCGCAGCAATTAGGGTCGGTTTTATTTTTTCagttgaaattgaaattaattcataCATTAATATTAGATAATATTGATTATTTTATCagcaattttttttgaaataaattcaATAAGTTCAAATTTTATAAAGAAGAAAAAATCGGTTTATAGAAAAAAGACgctataaaaattccaaaaaaagcTATACTCACCGAAAAAGTtgcatttttaaaaaattcataccaaTCCACAGAATTCTTTGAATTTGGATGCAGAGGATATTAATtttcatatatcacaagtattaataattttaaatatataattcaacattttgatttaattataaaatacaaatattaattGAAGAGAGATATATGTAACTTATTATAACTTATTacacatcttgaccatttatttttttaatatttttctctcactctccatatttaattaggttaaaaataatgaagaatatttttctctcttcatatttaattacttattatttttaaccattagattaaaaagaaaaatggtcaacatatagagtaagttataataaattacgcttggagtaaatatatccctcctaatattattataataaatagttaaaaattaaaactatccaaaaataataaattttttaaattcaaattaaacagATTAAATCATGTTAAATTATGTTGGAAGTCAAGAATTTCATTCAATATATgataaattggacaaaataaagtCCATCTTTGATTTTATCTAAACCTGACTTTATAGTAATTTAACTCAAATTTATACTTATAAATATaatcttatttaatttttaaaatcttgattttataattataattttttgaaaattaaacaGATATTCATAAAtactattatttaaatattttttaaatatagttaattagtaatttttttatctctattaaagaatttttttttaaaatttaatcgataataataacaaaaacgaATCACATTCATTATATTTCTTcttttatcaaataaataaattcaataaaataataataattacatatgCAACTagataattctaataataataatagtaataatttatattattaacatttaattaattttgttaattattaacGAATACGGATATTCGCGGGTACGGATACTATCAAATTTGTATCCGTGCTTATAAGGAAACAGATAATTAAATATCCATCAACTCGTATCTGTGACGGGTTTTATCTGCAGGTATCTATTGGTATAATTtctatgaaatttttttaaaaacgtttcttctccttttttttcacTAGGATATATGCTTTCAAATACAATGTTAAAGAGGCAAAAACTAAAGCATCTTCAATCGTGTTACACatctttgagttttttttttttgggatttatTAAGCTAATTCATTTTGAAGAAACTCATTTAATTTTCACTTCAACAGTATAATTTTAAAGAACTAATACTAATcctacaattttattttatatattaatattttattcatatattttttaaacttatataaattaaatttaaatattagaatgtgaaaaataaaaatatcataatttaaaAGCAAAagaattactccctccgttttgtattataagtcattttggaaaaaaaaaattgtatttaaatataagtcactttacaattccaatgaatagttaatgctatttttcctattatatccttaaatatttattattctctcctctcaattatataaatttatctttcacatatcattaatgaaggataattttgtaaaaaccttcataatttatcattttcatacaacaattattatttttcttaatctgtgtgaaaagtctaaaacgacttataataaaaaacggagggaatattaaaataacataaaaaataaaaagaaaatgaaagaaaacctATAACACCATTTATTTTttgtg
Encoded proteins:
- the LOC131660985 gene encoding F-box protein At5g50450-like, giving the protein MRRPLKQPHKNEENLFEELPDDVVVFILTKLSSTASSSSHFLNILSTCKRFKQLGLHPLVLSKAGSKVLFVHPKKWCDSSHRFLKRCVDAGSVEAFYTLGMIRFYCLQNRKSGLSLIAKAAMKMHAPALYSLAVIQFNGSGGSKHDKDLRAGAALSARASSLGHIDALREFGHCLQDGYGVKQNVTEGRRLLVQANIRELLLVLRAVVAESPSRAGFFQEVLRSLKNLAVPLINTSNHDENGYNVTVPEVHPVNWFLRQWFESGRGTLEEGLRLCAHIGCGRVEMRPHEFRRCSVCGTVNYCSRGCQSLDWKLRHKMECSPLEGWLDENNGGGDDGPLVGGGGGDENHGNDVAV